A segment of the Nostoc sp. TCL26-01 genome:
GTTATGGCAGCTACACTTGCAGCTGTACTGTTACCATTTGCTACTATGCCCGTACTTACGGCTTTGCAAGTATCGATGGTGACAATTTTGGGAAAACTATATGGTCAAACCTTGTCTCCATCACAAGCTGGTGGTATTGTGAGTGCGATCGCCGGTGGTTTTTTAGCCCAAGCCATAGGACGAGAATTAGTTAAGTTTATCCCAGGTTTTGGTAGTGCGATCGCTGCATCTTGGGCAGCTGCTTATACTTGGTCTTTAGGAGAGACAGCTTGTGTGTATTTTGGTGATTTAATGGGTGGGAATAAACCCGATCCTCAAAAAATTCAATCTGTCATGCAAGAGGCGTTTGAGAAGGCAAAAGAACGATTTAAGGGAATTTAATCTAAGTGACAAATTATTAACGATGATATTGGTAAACCCGCCCCTACCCGAATTATCGTTCAAGATAAAGAAACTAAATTTAACTTGTTTTTTTGAATAATTGAACAGGCTGATTTTGTAGTTCAGAAGTGATGAGTTTCACTCGCTCAACTACATCAATCATATATTGATAATTTGGGACTTTTCCATTGGGTACATATCCTACTTCTTCAGCCAAAACAGCAGGAAATTCACTCATAACTTTGCGGATATATTCTTGACGATTGCGTTCTACATTTGGCCCCAGTAACACCACACCAGATGGAACATAATGAGGGTCTGTATATAATACACGAAACTCATGTTCATTAATCTGGGGAGTGTAAAGATCAAATTCTGCCATTGAAATAGCGCCAGCAGCAGCTTTTCCTTGTGCTACCCATTCTAAAACTGTTGTAGGTGTAGGTGCAAATAATATTTCAGCTAGCGTCAATCCATAAAGATTAAATAGAGGGAAATAATATCCTGTGGCTGAACCTGGTTGACCTAAAGCAACTATTTTACCCTGTAGTTGTTTGAGGTTGCGGATTGGAGCATCTTTACGTACAACCAAGATAGAGCGTAAATTACTAATACCTACTAAAGGGAAAATAGGCACGTATTGAGATAAAGCGATCGCTATAGCTGCTAAACCTGGAGGAGCAAAGACTAATGACCAAGCCCGTTCTCGCAATCTTTCAATTGCTTTATTTTCGTTGAACACAGGCTCTAAACGAATGTGTGACTTGGTTTTTTCAGCTAAGTAACGGTTAAACTTTTCATATTGCTTAATTATTTCTTCTCCGCCATCATAATTGATCACACCAATAGTTAAAGTACCTTCATATCTTGATGTTGATGTGCATCTGGCGACTGTTAAACCTAAAAGCTGTAAAAAAAATAAACGACGGGAAAAGCGTCCAATCATCATTAATTAAGATTATGCCTAATTGATGTTAAAGAAAAGAGTTAATATTTGTTTACTTTTAATTGTGTATCTATTGCTATTACACAAGCTAGTATATACTATTAAACTAAGAATTTTTATAGCTAAAAAATATGTTAAAAAACTTAAAAATTGGTGCTAAGTTTAACTTACTTTTGATGATCATTTTCATAGTTAGTATTTGTTTAAGTGGCACAATACTATCAAACGTACTGCAACAGAGAGCGCAAAATGAAATAACTTCTAAAGCACAGATTTTGATCAAAACAATGAACTCAGTTAGAAGTTATACGCAAAATCGTGTGAATCCTCTACTAGCACCCAGATTAGAGACAGAAACAGTATTCATTCCGGAAACAGTACCAGCATTTTCTGCTACAGAAGTATTTGAAAATTTCCGTAAAAATGCAGAATATGAAAATTTTCTGTATAAAGAAGCAACGATTAATCCAACTAATTTAAGAGATAAAGCAGATCCTTTTGAAACCCAACTTGTAGAACGGTTTCGCAATGAACCCCAAACTAAACAACTTTCTGGCTTTCGCTCATTACCAGAAGGACAAGTATTTTATATTGCCCGACCACTAGAAATTACAGAACAGAAATGTCTGCGTTGCCATTCTACACCAGATCAAGCACCTAAAAGTCAGTTGACAACTTATGGAACAGAAAATGGTTTTGGTTGGAAACTCAATCAGATTATTGCAACTCAAATAATTTCTGTTCCTTCTGAAGAGGTTTTTAATAATGCTCATCGGAGTTGGTATTTGATTATGGGGCTTTTAGCGGTTATTTTTACAATTGTTGTGCTTGTAATTAACTTTTTAATCAAAAAAACTGTCATTGAGCGAATTAGAAATATTGAAAAAATTGCTCAAAGAGTTAGCGTTGGTGATATGAATGCTAATTTTGCAGAAACATCTAAAGATGAAATTGGTGGTTTAGCCGCAGCATTTGAGCGCATGAAATCTAGCTTAAAAATAGCTATGGATATGCTCAATCAACAAAGTTAGTATAGTCATTAGTCATTAGTCAAAACTCAGCACGGGCTGCATCGCCCCGCTTCCGCTAACAGCACTCCCTCACTCAATTTAATGAAAGGCAATAGGCAATAAGTATTTAATAACCTAGCCGTTGCTGAAATTGACTTGCTTTTTGAGGCTCAGAAATGGTTGTAGCTAGATTTTTTACTAATTCAGCACGAGAAATTTGTGGAGTAGACTTGAGCGCTTTTTGAATGAGAAATTTAGCGATTGGGCCGATTAAATCAGCTAATTCTCGCTCACATTCACAGATAAAACTATCAGTGATTTCTGAGTTACTGAAAGGGGGAACTTGACTAGGTAAATTATTGATATGGGTTTGAGGCTGGTTAGCAGATTCCTCAGATAGTAACATGGCTTTTTGCCGGAATTCCTTTTGTTGGTTTTCTGGCAAGTGTTGCGCTAAATTATTGATTAACTCTGAATAATTCTGTGCTGATGTCGAGAGTCTTAATAATGTCGTAGCTACAGGGCCAACGAGTTCTAAGAGTATTTTTTCTAACTTTTTATACTGGTATGAAGAGAGAATACTGTTAGTTTGCTGACTAGTTGATTGTTGTGGGGATGGTGAAACCTGGTGTAACTGTGTAAGTGCTGATGATACTTGAGTGAATTTAGTTTCCGCATCCGGAGCAAAGTTTTGCTCTAGTGCTGCTAAAACTTCTGTGGCAGATTGATAGCGCCATTTAAAATGATGTAGCACCATCCGCGATAGAATAGATGCGATCGCTGGACTAACCTGTGTCTGATGTTGCCAGAGAATCTCTCCTGTGTTGGGATCTTCTTCCAATTCTCTGGGGTGTAATCCTGTCAGGGCTTGGATACAGACAATACCCAACGAATAAATATCGCTGCTTGGCCTGGGTTTACCTCGTCCCTGTTCTGTAGACATATATCCTGGTGTCCCAATGGCAATGGTCATCTCTGTTTGCCCTGGGGATGCGAGTAATTGATTCTGGATGTGCTTCACTGCACCAAAATCAATCAGCACTAACTGATGATCTTGTTGTCGTCTGATGATGTTTTCCGGTTTGATATCCCGATGGATAACATGATGACTATGAACGAACTCTAAAATTTTTAATACCTGTTGCAACAATAAAACTACTTGGTCTTCTGTCCAGTTTTGCCCAGGGAGCATTTCCGCTTTGAGAGAATGACCTTCAATAAATTCTTGCACTAAGAAGAACTCTTGATGTTCTTCAAAGTAAGCTAAAAGTCTTGGAATTCGCTCATGATAGCCTAGTTGTTCTAGTGTTTCTGCTTCACTGGTGAATAGCCGTCTGGCAGTTTCCATAAACTCTGGATTATGGGTAACTGGCAGAAGGTGCTTAACAACACATTTGGGATGCCCTGGCCGGTGCATATCCTGAGCAATATAAGTTTGACCGAATCCTCCTCCACCTAAGATTTGGAGGACTTGATAACGCCCAGCTAGTAAATTTCCTAACATTGTACGATTTGCCTAAGTCCTCATCTCCATCTTGACATAACGATCAATATTCCCCAAAAAATTTACATAAGTAAGTCAGCGATAAGACAATGGGCAATAGGCATCAGGGTTGTCACCTAGTTGATTTTTCTTCATCTAGTTTGATTTGATTGTGCCGATTTATTTACTTATACGTGAAGCATATGAGATTTATGCAGGTGTAGTTGGCACTGATAGATAAAATTAAGTACACATTGAATCACTTTGTTACTTATTTATTAACTACGTAAAATATTGTTGTACTCAAATTGTATTCTTATAAAATTAATCAAATTATTAAAACTACCAATAGATAGAGTCCATAAAAAATCCATCACGCAATCATAATATGTAAAGTCTTGATTTTTATCAAAAAATGACTTTTATTTTGTTGAATTAACAGAGGAATTTCAGCATGGAAAATTTTTTAAAATTATCTACGGCAGACATTATTTATTATCTGAAGTTATCTTGCCAAATCCCTACTATATTGGAAGCGATCGCTACACAAAAATTCATTGCCGAAGCAGCCGAAAAACTTGATATTGAACTCAGTACAGAAGAACTGCAACAAGCTGCTGATAGTATACGGCTAGCTAACCAGTTACTCAAAGCAGATGATACTTGGGCTTGGCTGGAAAAACATTATCTCACCATAGATGATTTTGAAGAGATTGCCAAAAAGAATCTCTTATCTATTAAACTCGCTAATCATTTATTTGCAGATAAAATTGAACCTTATTTTTATGCTCACAAAATCGATTATACCGGAGTTGTCACCTATGAAGTTGTTTTAGATGATGAAGACTTAGCTCTAGAATTATTTTATGCTCTACAAGAAGGTGAAATTAGTTTTCAAGAAATCGCTCGTCAATATATCCAAAATACTGAAATTCGTCGTGCTGGTGGTTATCAAGGTATTCGCTATCGTAGTGACTTTCGCCCAGAAATCGCTGCGGCAGTTTTTGCCGCTAATCCACCACAGATTCTCAAACCAATTACCACACCCAAAGGAGTACATATAATTGCAGTAGAAGAAATTATTACACCTGAGTTAGATGAGCAAAGGCGAATTCAAATTGCCAGAGATTTCTTCACTACTTGGCTACAACAACAATTGTCTCAAATTGAGGTTTTAGCGGATATTTCTGTAAATAATAACTAAATTAATCACAATTTAATATCCTCAATTAAGTTAATAAATTGGGGATATTTTTGATTTGTTAAATATGATAATATCATAATATAAGTGAAAATTGTTTAAAAAAAAGCCCTTTTGCCCACC
Coding sequences within it:
- a CDS encoding phosphate/phosphite/phosphonate ABC transporter substrate-binding protein — encoded protein: MIGRFSRRLFFLQLLGLTVARCTSTSRYEGTLTIGVINYDGGEEIIKQYEKFNRYLAEKTKSHIRLEPVFNENKAIERLRERAWSLVFAPPGLAAIAIALSQYVPIFPLVGISNLRSILVVRKDAPIRNLKQLQGKIVALGQPGSATGYYFPLFNLYGLTLAEILFAPTPTTVLEWVAQGKAAAGAISMAEFDLYTPQINEHEFRVLYTDPHYVPSGVVLLGPNVERNRQEYIRKVMSEFPAVLAEEVGYVPNGKVPNYQYMIDVVERVKLITSELQNQPVQLFKKTS
- a CDS encoding DUF3365 domain-containing protein produces the protein MLKNLKIGAKFNLLLMIIFIVSICLSGTILSNVLQQRAQNEITSKAQILIKTMNSVRSYTQNRVNPLLAPRLETETVFIPETVPAFSATEVFENFRKNAEYENFLYKEATINPTNLRDKADPFETQLVERFRNEPQTKQLSGFRSLPEGQVFYIARPLEITEQKCLRCHSTPDQAPKSQLTTYGTENGFGWKLNQIIATQIISVPSEEVFNNAHRSWYLIMGLLAVIFTIVVLVINFLIKKTVIERIRNIEKIAQRVSVGDMNANFAETSKDEIGGLAAAFERMKSSLKIAMDMLNQQS
- a CDS encoding serine/threonine-protein kinase; translated protein: MLGNLLAGRYQVLQILGGGGFGQTYIAQDMHRPGHPKCVVKHLLPVTHNPEFMETARRLFTSEAETLEQLGYHERIPRLLAYFEEHQEFFLVQEFIEGHSLKAEMLPGQNWTEDQVVLLLQQVLKILEFVHSHHVIHRDIKPENIIRRQQDHQLVLIDFGAVKHIQNQLLASPGQTEMTIAIGTPGYMSTEQGRGKPRPSSDIYSLGIVCIQALTGLHPRELEEDPNTGEILWQHQTQVSPAIASILSRMVLHHFKWRYQSATEVLAALEQNFAPDAETKFTQVSSALTQLHQVSPSPQQSTSQQTNSILSSYQYKKLEKILLELVGPVATTLLRLSTSAQNYSELINNLAQHLPENQQKEFRQKAMLLSEESANQPQTHINNLPSQVPPFSNSEITDSFICECERELADLIGPIAKFLIQKALKSTPQISRAELVKNLATTISEPQKASQFQQRLGY
- a CDS encoding peptidylprolyl isomerase, translated to MENFLKLSTADIIYYLKLSCQIPTILEAIATQKFIAEAAEKLDIELSTEELQQAADSIRLANQLLKADDTWAWLEKHYLTIDDFEEIAKKNLLSIKLANHLFADKIEPYFYAHKIDYTGVVTYEVVLDDEDLALELFYALQEGEISFQEIARQYIQNTEIRRAGGYQGIRYRSDFRPEIAAAVFAANPPQILKPITTPKGVHIIAVEEIITPELDEQRRIQIARDFFTTWLQQQLSQIEVLADISVNNN